The following proteins come from a genomic window of Paludisphaera rhizosphaerae:
- a CDS encoding anti-sigma factor family protein, with protein MPASAEPRQSDSVKHTSTPFETLEYLVFKESVEASDALASLGFCNPAIDRIRKIDAENIREDDVEWFHVHVEGGCPACAEALRRMEETLAADQGSGPKSGQDVANSQAGAPADCNTVKAQMSKYLDDSLEIQDRDNFNEHVRECRSCFDLVEKLEWTLYLAAAAFEGRPDAPREEESPEADPGPCDGPGDLTSDAARRAARTGAAGRV; from the coding sequence ATGCCCGCTTCTGCCGAACCCCGTCAGTCGGACTCGGTTAAGCACACGTCCACCCCTTTCGAGACTCTTGAATACCTCGTCTTCAAGGAGAGCGTTGAGGCGTCGGACGCCCTTGCGTCGCTGGGTTTCTGCAACCCCGCGATCGATCGCATCCGGAAAATCGACGCAGAAAACATCCGAGAAGACGACGTCGAGTGGTTTCACGTTCACGTCGAAGGGGGCTGCCCGGCGTGCGCCGAGGCGCTGCGTCGCATGGAAGAGACGCTCGCGGCCGACCAAGGATCAGGCCCGAAGAGCGGTCAGGATGTTGCAAATTCTCAAGCCGGCGCCCCCGCCGACTGCAACACCGTCAAGGCCCAGATGTCGAAGTACCTCGACGACTCCCTGGAGATCCAGGACCGAGACAATTTCAATGAACACGTGCGTGAATGTCGTTCCTGTTTCGACCTGGTCGAGAAGCTGGAATGGACGCTCTATCTGGCCGCGGCCGCTTTTGAGGGCCGCCCGGACGCGCCTCGCGAGGAAGAGTCGCCCGAGGCAGACCCTGGACCATGCGACGGCCCCGGCGATCTGACAAGTGATGCGGCACGGAGAGCCGCCAGGACCGGCGCTGCCGGTCGTGTATAA